The following are encoded in a window of Phaseolus vulgaris cultivar G19833 chromosome 3, P. vulgaris v2.0, whole genome shotgun sequence genomic DNA:
- the LOC137839087 gene encoding uncharacterized protein, translating into MCRSIVLVEQGIEGHGQHAEDVSRLEQELAEARENLKPSLAANDDLSASAAREAAKRELADKDAAEARRLLASAKEEASRAAAEAVEVKKMAEEKLSSSAAELAALQAAKEQVEAELDQNYDESEELLKQCFDRAVRQAHFLYGGPPATSEFNMDYEVHQGRLVPSAEAGALEASEAQATGTHEGEAEAEEGECVEVQD; encoded by the coding sequence ATGTGCCGGTCCATCGTTCTTGTTGAGCAAGGGATCGAAGGTCATGGCCAACATGCTGAGGATGTCTCTCGACTGGAGCAGGAGTTGGCTGAGGCTCGCGAGAACCTTAAGCCGTCCTTGGCTGCCAATGATGACCTCTCGGCCAGCGCCGCTCGGGAGGCTGCCAAGAGGGAGCTCGCTGATAAAGATGCTGCCGAGGCGAGACGGCTTTTGGCCTCGGCCAAAGAGGAGGCTTCGAGGGCGGCAGCCGAAGCTGTCGAGGTGAAGAAGATGGCCGAGGAGAAGCTCTCGTCCTCGGCTGCTGAATTGGCCGCCCTCCAAGCTGCCAAGGAGCAGGTTGAGGCTGAGCTCGACCAGAACTACGACGAGTCGGAGGAGCTGCTTAAGCAGTGCTTCGACCGAGCCGTGCGCCAAGCCCATTTTCTTTATGGGGGACCGCCGGCCACTAGTGAATTTAATATGGACTATGAAGTTCACCAAGGTCGGTTGGTTCCAAGTGCCGAGGCGGGGGCTTTGGAGGCATCGGAGGCTCAGGCGACCGGGACCCATGAGGGGGAGGCCGAGGCTGAGGAGGGGGAGTGCGTGGAAGTCCAAGACTAG